Proteins from a single region of Trypanosoma brucei brucei TREU927 chromosome 7, complete sequence:
- a CDS encoding lanosterol synthase (similar to GP:11023151: lanosterol synthase {Trypanosoma brucei brucei} (PMID:11071292)): MMLYQRRGRGEMHRPGIRTIVGSGNSAPSSLCAPFPFDSVIPPPPRGLLERFLRRLTSTISWVVSFLLVVCSIPFLLLIHALLVYCDGYNREVVARHRRKWLHQTVPHVRPVRVAPSPNFPLEGWHMRCEDGRQRWHYGRLLNVEEGNELGKAQAEGCPYTPYGEAGNANDDFEDTGATRTGPRGGPDMRAVKEERCRFVERYQLGLTGTAHVKPRGSVEEAMRAGAEFLLRLQHPYSGHWPNDYSGPLFLTPGVIFVRYIVARGNIRNMFPPHADHQHEGDEPCLCGEAERLELIRYIRNYMNEDGGFGQHTEGHSTMLGTVLNYVALRLMGVSDDDSDAARARQWIRGEGGAVSIPTWGKVWLCVLGLYDWDGVNPIPPELSLLPNWIPFSPSRLWCHSRVVSIAFSYLYGLRWRQPDNLLLQCLRYEIYLEPYGNIKWAKHRSNICAKDCYTPLSSVYKVFAAVMSLYEKRPIKFLRRRALEVAWTHIAYDDESTHFICLGPVNKAFDMLITWIREGETSGRYLNHLNRLDDYFFMGPEGLRMSGYNGSQLWDTSFAVQALCACNMELLYPEEMALAHHYVDVAQVQENPVAATQFYRHRTKGAWNFSTRPQAWQVSDCTAEGLRVLLLLRHKPFPHQRIYDAVDQILSLRNRGGGWASYEPTCAPHYVELLNCSDVFKDVMTDYVYTECTSSCVHTLSLFREHFPDYRREDVDRAIRDGVKCMLANQRTDGSYYGSWAVCFTYAAWLCASALRISGEIYGMEGDPTCVRLVNFLLSHQNTDGGWGEDVSACARGVWVDNPSGSQVVNTAWAVMAIMAASGEASSTELRRQLRILKAVSAGIHFIVSRQLSTGDWAQERISGVFNGNNPIHYPGYKNTMPVWALGVYRRWSKTYGQHFPRSMD, from the coding sequence ATGATGCTCTATCAGAGAAGGGGCAGGGGCGAGATGCACAGACCCGGCATTCGAACCATTGTTGGAAGTGGTAACTCTGCACCCAGTTCACTATGCGCACCGTTCCCGTTTGATAGTGTGATCCCGCCGCCACCAAGAGGCTTGTTAGAGCGCTTTCTGCGGCGACTGACCTCAACCATCTCATGGGTggtttcgtttcttctcgTCGTTTGCTCGATTCCCTTTCTGCTTCTCATCCACGCGCTACTGGTCTACTGTGATGGATATAATCGTGAAGTTGTCGCGCGACATCGTAGAAAATGGCTACACCAAACGGTTCCACACGTAAGACCAGTGAGGGTGGCGCCGTCTCCCAACTTTCCCCTTGAGGGTTGGCATATGCGCTGCGAGGACGGCCGTCAGCGCTGGCACTACGGTCGGCTGCTCAatgtggaggaggggaatGAACTCGGGAAGGCCCAGGCTGAGGGATGTCCGTACACCCCTTATGGTGAAGCTGGAAATGCTAATGATGACTTTGAGGATACAGGCGCAACAAGGACTGGCCCACGAGGTGGTCCGGACATGCGTGCAGTGAAGGAAGAGCGATGCCGCTTTGTTGAGCGATATCAATTGGGTCTCACAGGCACGGCTCATGTAAAGCCTAGGGGATCTGTGGAAGAGGCCATGCGAGCAGGCGCTGAGTTCTTATTGCGCCTACAGCACCCATATTCCGGTCATTGGCCAAATGACTATAGCGGGCCCCTATTTCTTACCCCCGGTGTTATCTTTGTTAGGTACATTGTGGCTCGTGGCAACATACGCAATATGTTCCCACCCCATGCAGATCACCAGCACGAGGGAGACGAGCCGTGCCTCTGTGGAGAAGCAGAGCGACTAGAACTTATACGTTACATACGAAACTATATGAACGAGGACGGTGGCTTTGGTCAACATACTGAGGGACACAGCACCATGCTTGGGACTGTCCTCAATTACGTTGCACTACGACTTATGGGGGTTTCAGATGATGACAGCGACGCGGCTCGCGCTCGTCAGTGGATCCGTGGTGAAGGCGGTGCTGTTTCCATTCCCACGTGGGGTAAGGTGTGGTTATGTGTCCTTGGTCTGTACGATTGGGACGGCGTTAACCCCATTCCACCGGAGTTGTCATTGCTGCCCAACTGGATACCGTTTTCACCGAGCCGCCTGTGGTGTCACAGTCGTGTCGTTTCCATAGCCTTCTCGTACTTGTATGGTTTGCGATGGAGGCAGCCCGATAATCTACTTCTTCAATGCCTGCGGTACGAGATTTACCTTGAGCCATATGGAAACATTAAGTGGGCTAAGCATCGAAGCAACATTTGTGCCAAGGACTGCTATACACCTCTTTCTTCCGTGTACAAAGTTTTCGCCGCCGTTATGAGTTTGTATGAGAAGCGGCCCATCAAATTTCTTCGCAGGCGGGCGCTGGAGGTAGCATGGACCCATATTGCTTACGATGATGAAAGCACACATTTCATATGCCTTGGGCCGGTGAACAAGGCGTTCGACATGCTCATAACGTGGATACGTGAGGGAGAAACTAGTGGAAGGTACCTAAACCACCTTAATCGTCTCGATGATTATTTCTTCATGGGACCTGAAGGGCTTAGGATGAGTGGTTATAACGGTTCACAATTATGGGACACGTCGTTCGCTGTACAGGCCCTCTGCGCCTGCAACATGGAGTTGTTGTACCCTGAGGAGATGGCCCTTGCTCATCACTACGTAGATGTTGCGCAGGTGCAGGAGAATCCGGTGGCAGCGACACAGTTTTACCGCCATCGGACGAAAGGTGCGTGGAACTTCAGTACACGCCCGCAAGCGTGGCAGGTGTCAGATTGCACAGCCGAAGGGCTTCGTGTATTGCTGCTGCTCCGTCACAAGCCATTTCCTCACCAACGCATTTATGACGCTGTGGATCAGATTTTGTCCCTGAGGAATCGAGGCGGCGGGTGGGCTTCTTATGAGCCAACTTGCGCACCCCACTACGTAGAACTTCTCAACTGCTCGGATGTGTTCAAGGATGTCATGACTGACTACGTCTACACGGAGTGCACAAGCAGTTGTGTGCACACACTCTCACTTTTCCGAGAGCACTTTCCCGACTACCGGCGGGAGGATGTAGATAGGGCCATTCGCGATGGTGTGAAGTGCATGCTGGCGAACCAGCGGACGGATGGTTCGTATTACGGAAGTTGGGCCGTATGCTTTACATATGCTGCTTGGCTCTGCGCTAGTGCGCTTCGCATATCTGGTGAGATTTACGGCATGGAGGGAGATCCGACGTGTGTGCGCCTCGTTAACTTTTTGTTGTCACACCAGAATACGGACGGCGGTTGGGGGGAGGATGTGAGCGCGTGCGCTCGTGGTGTGTGGGTTGATAATCCAAGTGGAAGTCAAGTCGTCAACACTGCGTGGGCGGTCATGGCTATCATGGCTGCCTCTGGCGAAGCGAGCTCAACCGAACTGCGCCGCCAGCTTCGTATTCTAAAGGCTGTAAGTGCAGGTATTCACTTTATTGTGTCGCGCCAGCTATCAACAGGTGACTGGGCACAAGAGCGAATTAGCGGTGTGTTTAACGGTAACAACCCGATTCACTACCCAGGATATAAAAATACCATGCCAGTGTGGGCACTGGGGGTGTACAGGCGCTGGAGTAAAACATACGGTCAACATTTTCCCCGATCGATGGATTAG
- a CDS encoding protein kinase, putative yields the protein MTQPSADEIYGRRAKVNSVIKHSLCSGVCAVPQWIVLSMAGLLTGALFFLPFSTATLHIVFVAMSIALGLLFALFSWILQRHLCKRPPRDSGLINRSVTEVEGTQPRRLSGGSEGREFNAARSEGELEAHCFFESGSRWCLEALAIVELLVLGALVLLAPLVVRMDVEGKSLVPSDAREDPSELAYPVEAAWKVFLLHLWFTFAVSMKCAASFSVGLIHFIVLTASFKKPGTIPVLLLAASFIIPVILFLVITARTALQLRKLPKHTHHVGCDDVAGKELSRGGDEFNRSSNATTGLSTGETETLPSQSSCGIFRPPPGHRSAEFGEPGSSGDSSPRHCEVVAKEELGRQNQPKWSPCGLQCSWNIPRGLLDDTRIPFVALDTTTGCIECASAGFAENVGMPVARLTGREFGGLLSELHVENAATVLDVVRTVASSTVSKPRAIHTEGNGKEVSGVRRTVFGKFGIRPLFSKQRQVGPLSALVADADKSSMEIEMNFPHIAKESSGRRVLVRGCRFQDEMDTHSSKSLAAVVDEAKTRGTGTSSSGIERERPMVSEPNSVTGIKPSHFFSLSLDVYLYQHHDTCNSRYLVLRQPSLHYALDCVPLPCFLVHPQTGHVLHWNEAAERETGLSAYDMVGWPVCLTSVVDPTGSLGVFKDAQKKHSLMPFNSAPSAVLHPPLASPPLLVSLHLVAGGGVEAEQGPLLDQIDCLCWPGRHLRDVGECRGYAETDGSVLKDTSACFSSDRDSEEAGGMLPPLNPVSVNLEPLDDYISRKALFFPPAWMPESLTESKANTVTWDALHVPLLFLIHGEAPGVRECSPLADCCQPKKQRKNNGEVEGLSQSFVDIIEEFKESLSCALVKECGISSLPLRDGKETLPNPDITQYLGELRELFTCLAQKVDSFRECRGVPMSGRGDICGDFSDAEDGDTSSAVRGGRRPVTAFGSSLDLGRGVTTARYVGDGSRGIKEGNDIFGEEGARKGIKEQQQRTRYDAPAAGVLALAHKNTASHPVSSFAVSQDALVTPPARGAALVDLGNLTRPSGEERFVERGPGSGASKRCDTHRIPPMQPHSKPLGYSNPAAEIPSRSVTPTSPLRLDHCESPGDLPVWAMLKSNDEATVPSCFIRVPFGEVFRFGRSSKCHATTSDVFVSSVQFTVSRWVPAQLCAIRSSTPPHQDNGSSCGSCSPTPSGYGPCNSSALADWRVELCDCSINGTYVNVKRIGKGRTCTLRNNDLITFQLRARRFFLGFRFVLTDERGVPLKECSSPTCSSFRASGISGRGTPRLWQRTLSGSGSTFALNASQTESAKLNCSDSASQAVRSASGVRHGARTPNARRIHTSQRGSGRHQRGTIEWKIGEEMLGKGGNAEVYLGMNLTNGKLIAVKRVPLPKEAGGGGNGKGLLKRYMSLQEEIKVLSKAVHQNIVQYYGSSQNKDYFNILLEFVPGGSLRHLLENFGALSPGVICSYLAQTLEGLRYLHENDIVHSDVKAANILVTDKGRVKLSDFGTAKHLLWQQGQSIDLANISGAAERTADDAACSTHHVAGTLRWMAPELIRASIGPTKASDIWSVGCALIEMLSGDAPWNEYEIESEEEIINLLKYTTEPPDVPECQVLPELTLIAKKCLALSPRDRPTCEELLQLVEEAREKLGLQEDETQSRCDDSTSLRLSSVLGNAAVEGN from the coding sequence ATGACACAGCCCTCGGCAGATGAAATCTACGGTCGCCGTGCGAAAGTCAACTCTGTGATAAAGCATTCGCTGTGTTCCGGGGTCTGTGCAGTACCACAATGGATTGTTCTTTCCATGGCTGGCCTTCTCACGGgggcacttttttttctaccctTTTCCACAGCCACACTTCACATTGTCTTTGTAGCCATGTCTATTGCTCTCGGTCTTCTGTTCGCGCTGTTCTCTTGGATACTGCAAAGGCACCTGTGCAAGCGGCCACCACGTGATAGCGGACTTATTAATCGGTCGGTGACTGAGGTTGAGGGTACTCAGCCCCGTCGTCTTTCAGGGGGATCAGAGGGAAGAGAGTTTAATGCCGCGAGGAGCGAGGGGGAATTAGAGGCGCACTGTTTTTTTGAAAGCGGTAGCCGTTGGTGTCTGGAAGCTCTGGCGATAGTGGAATTGCTTGTGCTGGGCGCTCTCGTGCTTCTTGCACCGCTCGTGGTCAGAATGGATGTGGAGGGAAAGTCTCTTGTTCCATCAGATGCGAGAGAGGACCCTAGTGAGCTGGCGTACCCCGTGGAAGCAGCATGGAAGGTGTTTCTCTTGCATCTATGGTTTACCTTCGCCGTTAGTATGAAGTGTGCAGCTTCATTTTCGGTGGGGTTGATTCACTTCATTGTGCTCACGGCGTCGTTCAAAAAGCCTGGTACCATACCGGTCCTCCTCTTGGCGGCTTCCTTTATCATACCCGttatcctttttcttgttattaCGGCGAGGACCGCACTTCAACTGCGGAAATTACCAAAGCATACGCACCACGTAGGGTGTGACGACGTCGCAGGGAAGGAGTTGTCGCGAGGTGGCGATGAATTTAACCGATCATCTAATGCCACAACTGGCCTTTCTACAGGGGAGACAGAAACGTTGCCTTCTCAGTCTTCCTGTGGTATCTTTAGGCCACCCCCTGGACATCGCAGCGCAGAGTTTGGAGAGCCCGGTTCCAGCGGGGATTCTTCTCCGCGTCACTGCGAAGTGGTGGCTAAAGAGGAGTTGGGCCGACAAAATCAACCCAAGTGGTCTCCATGTGGGTTACAGTGCAGTTGGAACATACCTCGAGGTCTATTGGATGACACTCGAATCCCCTTCGTGGCTCTAGATACTACCACCGGTTGCATTGAGTGTGCAAGTGCGGGGTTTGCCGAGAATGTTGGTATGCCGGTAGCCCGATTGACTGGTCGAGAGTTTGGGGGCCTCTTAAGTGAGCTCCACGTGGAAAATGCGGCAACGGTGTTGGATGTTGTGCGCACCGTAGCAAGTTCTACCGTAAGCAAACCTCGCGCAATCCACACTGAGGGTAACGGGAAAGAAGTTTCAGGTGTACGGAGGACAGTGTTTGGAAAGTTTGGGATTAGGCCGCTGTTTTCAAAGCAGCGGCAGGTCGGGCCATTATCTGCACTGGTTGCTGATGCTGATAAGTCGTCAATGGAGATCGAAATGAACTTTCCACATATTGCGAAGGAAAGTAGTGGTCGCCGTGTCTTGGTGCGGGGATGCCGTTTCCAGGACGAGATGGACACTCACAGCTCAAAATCATTAGCTGCTGTAGTTgatgaagcaaaaacaagggGGACTGGCACGTCATCTTCTGGCATTGAGCGTGAACGCCCGATGGTATCTGAACCGAATAGTGTAACAGGTATTAAAccatcacattttttttcactttcactAGATGTTTATTTATATCAACACCACGATACCTGCAACAGCAGGTATTTAGTTTTGCGGCAGCCGTCGTTGCATTATGCACTAGATTGTGTTCCACTGCCGTGTTTTCTCGTACACCCCCAAACGGGTCATGTGCTACACTGGAACGAAGCCGCAGAGCGAGAAACCGGGCTCTCAGCATACGACATGGTGGGTTGGCCGGTGTGTTTAACTTCTGTAGTGGACCCTACCGGTTCACTGGGAGTTTTTAAAGATGCTCAGAAGAAACACTCGCTAATGCCGTTTAACTCTGCACCATCTGCTGTTCTTCATCCACCCTTGGCGAGTCCTCCTTTGTTAGTGAGTCTCCATCTTGTGGCTGGTGGTGGGGTTGAGGCGGAACAGGGACCACTGTTGGATCAAATTGATTGTCTTTGTTGGCCAGGTCGGCATCTGAGAGACGTAGGCGAATGCAGGGGTTATGCAGAAACGGATGGGTCAGTTTTGAAGGACACCAGCGCCTGTTTCTCCAGTGACCGTGACTCAGAAGAGGCTGGAGGGATGCTCCCTCCGTTGAACCCCGTTAGCGTGAATTTGGAACCTCTTGATGATTATATCTCTAGAAAAGCGCTGTTTTTCCCGCCGGCATGGATGCCGGAATCACTTACTGAAAGTAAAGCGAATACCGTGACGTGGGATGCACTTCACGTTCCTTTACTGTTTTTAATACATGGCGAAGCGCCGGGGGTGCGTGAGTGTTCGCCACTTGCGGATTGTTGTCAACCAAAGAAACAACGGAAGAACAACGGAGAGGTTGAGGGACTTTCTCAATCTTTTGTTGATATTATTGAGGAGTTCAAGGAGTCTCTGAGTTGTGCCCTCGTGAAGGAGTGTGGCATCTCCTCCCTCCCATTAAGGGATGGCAAGGAAACACTACCAAATCCCGATATAACGCAATACTTGGGCGAACTACGGGAACTTTTCACGTGTTTGGCACAGAAGGTTGATTCCTTTAGGGAGTGTCGTGGGGTTCCTATGTCCGGCAGGGGGGATATTTGTGGGGACTTTTCGGACGCAGAGGATGGTGATACCAGTTCCGCCGTCAGAGGCGGACGCCGACCGGTTACTGCTTTTGGTTCGTCACTTGACTTGGGAAGGGGAGTCACTACCGCTCGCTACGTTGGTGATGGCAGTCGCGGAATAAAGGAGGGGAATGATATATTTGGCGAGGAGGGCGCACGAAAAGGGATCAaggagcaacagcaaaggaCCCGTTACGACGCGCCTGCTGCTGGGGTGTTGGCGTTAGCACACAAGAATACGGCAAGTCATCCAGTTTCGTCATTTGCCGTGTCGCAAGACGCCCTCGTGACACCCCCGGCGCGTGGTGCTGCTCTCGTGGACCTCGGCAATCTGACTCGTCCTTCAGGGGAGGAGCGGTTTGTGGAGAGAGGACCTGGTTCTGGTGCAAGTAAACGTTGTGACACACACCGAATTCCACCCATGCAACCTCACAGTAAGCCGCTTGGTTATTCGAACCCTGCGGCAGAAATCCCTTCGAGGAGTGTAACTCCCACGTCGCCACTGAGGTTGGACCACTGTGAATCTCCCGGGGACCTGCCCGTGTGGGCGATGTTGAAGAGTAATGACGAAGCAACCGTTCCATCATGTTTTATCCGAGTGCCGTTTGGAGAGGTGTTTCGCTTTGGCCGCAGCAGTAAGTGCCACGCAACGACATCTGATGTCTTTGTGAGTAGTGTCCAGTTCACAGTCAGTCGCTGGGTGCCCGCGCAGTTGTGTGCCATTCGTTCCTCTACACCACCGCATCAAGATAACGGCAGTTCCTGCGGCAGCTGCTCGCCAACGCCGTCTGGTTACGGACCATGCAACTCATCGGCCCTGGCGGACTGGAGGGTTGAGCTGTGTGACTGCAGTATTAATGGTACATACGTGAACGTCAAACGAATCGGCAAGGGGAGGACGTGTACTTTGCGAAACAACGATCTTATTACATTTCAGTTGAGAGCCCGACGGTTCTTTTTAGGGTTTAGGTTTGTGTTAACGGATGAGCGAGGCGTACCGCTGAAGGAGTGTTCCTCACCCACGTGCAGCAGCTTCCGTGCTTCCGGGATCTCTGGACGCGGTACACCACGCCTTTGGCAGCGCACCTTATCGGGGTCCGGTAGTACTTTTGCGTTAAACGCCAGTCAAACGGAATCGGCTAAGCTCAACTGTAGTGATAGTGCTTCCCAGGCAGTTCGTAGTGCTAGTGGCGTTCGGCACGGCGCCAGAACTCCCAATGCAAGGAGGATTCATACCAGCCAACGTGGTAGTGGTCGCCACCAACGCGGGACGATAGAGTGGAAGATAGGTGAGGAAATGCTGGGTAAGGGTGGGAATGCTGAGGTATATCTTGGGATGAATCTCACGAACGGGAAACTCATTGCAGTGAAACGAGTTCCACTCCCCAAAGAGGCTGGAGGAGGcggaaatggaaagggattGCTAAAGCGGTATATGAGCCTgcaggaagaaataaaggtCCTTTCTAAGGCTGTGCACCAAAATATTGTTCAGTACTACGGTTCCTCTCAGAATAAGGACTACTTCAACATACTTCTTGAGTTTGTGCCTGGTGGGTCGCTGCGTCATCTATTGGAAAACTTTGGCGCTCTTAGTCCGGGCGTTATATGCTCTTATCTGGCGCAAACACTCGAGGGTCTGCGCTATTTGCATGAAAATGACATTGTGCACTCTGACGTTAAAGCAGCTAACATACTTGTCACCGATAAGGGTCGAGTAAAACTTTCTGATTTCGGCACGGCCAAACATCTTCTCTGGCAGCAAGGTCAGTCGATTGACCTGGCGAACATTTCAGGTGCCGCAGAAAGGACTGCGGATGATGCCGCGTGCTCCACGCACCATGTAGCCGGTACACTCCGTTGGATGGCTCCAGAGTTAATTAGGGCTTCTATCGGTCCGACGAAGGCGAGTGACATTTGGTCGGTGGGTTGTGCATTGATTGAGATGCTCTCTGGTGATGCACCATGGAACGAGTATGAAATCGAGAGCGAGGAGGAAATAATCAATCTTCTCAAGTACACCACGGAACCACCAGACGTACCAGAGTGCCAGGTCTTGCCTGAGTTAACACTCATTGCAAAAAAATGTCTTGCGCTCTCCCCCCGTGATCGACCGACGTGTGAAGAGTTACTGCAACTTGTCGAGGAAGCAAGAGAGAAACTTGGGCTTCAAGAAGACGAAACTCAGTCACGGTGTGACGATTCGACATCATTGCGTCTTTCCTCTGTTTTGGGTAACGCTGCTGTGGAAGGTAATTGA